In Helianthus annuus cultivar XRQ/B chromosome 9, HanXRQr2.0-SUNRISE, whole genome shotgun sequence, the following are encoded in one genomic region:
- the LOC110877949 gene encoding zinc finger protein 10, with product MEQYSQYLMWVKSKNSIFNNTISHSWEEEAFAEDARGPLGGFVWPPRSYSCSFCRRDFRSAQALGGHMNVHRRERAKLKQSPNGVQQKPKSFLESTNTSFFPTHHSPSRVSSIPLLGQESTTLASNSDTKSCVCDEVLVLGPVETNLYLGFDGCEDEEVMNCKRQKTTVVSPLVMGFSEGQVDLELRLAR from the coding sequence ATGGAGCAATACTCTCAGTACCTGATGTGGGTTAAGAGCAAGAACAGTATCTTCAACAACACTATCAGCCACTCATGGGAAGAAGAAGCTTTCGCTGAGGATGCTCGAGGTCCCCTAGGTGGGTTCGTATGGCCTCCAAGGTCTTATTCTTGTAGCTTCTGTAGAAGAGACTTCAGATCAGCTCAAGCTCTAGGTGGTCATATGAACGTTCACAGGAGAGAAAGAGCCAAGCttaagcaatcaccaaatggtgTTCAACAAAAACCTAAATCTTTTTTGGAGTCTACAAACACTAGTTTCTTCCCCACACATCATTCACCTTCCAGGGTTTCTTCCATACCTCTATTAGGTCAAGAAAGTACCACTCTCGCTAGCAATTCAGATACAAAGAGTTGTGTTTGTGATGAAGTGTTGGTTCTTGGACCTGTTGAAACAAATTTGTATCTAGGGTTTGATGGGTGTGAGGATGAAGAAGTTATGAATTGCAAGAGGCAGAAAACTACGGTGGTTTCGCCGCTGGTCATGGGTTTTTCGGAGGGTCAGGTGGATCTTGAGCTGAGGTTAGCTAGGTGA